One region of Alosa alosa isolate M-15738 ecotype Scorff River chromosome 1, AALO_Geno_1.1, whole genome shotgun sequence genomic DNA includes:
- the si:ch211-207d6.2 gene encoding sickle tail protein isoform X2, with protein sequence MMSKPSRLAKPSKSSGRKEPPGSRSRMLSVGERLMRAGSEGNLVRPRATLQQQQAGHHESHRSVSPLAKEVGNISNQRLSATENEALSQHHSSSADDSDHSDPWSPRTLPRRYTVGGPRSAGDAQTMQPHHMDRKREAFLEHLKQKYPHHASTIMGHQERIRDQIRLPKHSASPQPGLGAPGEPLSVASLESLEAMSEGGDPPSAFTRGTRSRASLPVVRSANQTKDRSLGVLYLQYGEDTKQIRMPNEITGADTIRALFVSAFPQLLTMKMLESPSMAVYIKDDMRNIYYELTDVRNITPHSCLKVYHKDPAQAFSHNSKPNNGDVRVHREKMYVSRDGQHSLRQAPSSPISSLHALQGSMSPPTARSMPSSPSRIPFGPRPSLPLAGSATLPRERLASAPQPTSRSVTPCPSAILERRDVKPDEDLGSGSKSMALYEPYGHPEGRLSVSSSQGPGDAVDGALQQQPPPQQHSLYRQKSRKYAENPMASLGGKAQPPSPHRVNEVRMIDMPPQGVPVERGSSMRRSFRKDSNGTMEVVASVHGSMVSPVFVDLPPGHGTRPFQTGVPPGTHHTSERMKAMEQQIASLTGLVQHALLKGPNASATKDTTGEKPVRTASPANSVNSGGVSPVPVPKNRTAQSDSMAVVLHSSAKDTEMQSMLSTFRRNVSDLRLQLHQLKQMQLQNQDSMKVMLRRAEQEITGRFTDMLRHLEDPVQKQRSQVDQERHTYLAMEEKVLIQLGELEKYVERLKKDSASRMTQRPITLKDVEEGAVNLRKVGEALAGLKGEFPGLQTKMRSVLRVEVEAVRFLKEEPHKMDSMLKRVKALTETLSCLRRCATEGVLPSPEPTRAVTAEASPVAADGSDSSGSSRSSPTLGPRSPAGTAIRSELTPSSPVVVHRVRSAPVSAPVCQHSASLGHGHHASPPLTPTHARDSPTVAKVSPRSRESSPALQKRTTLPRAGHAENAPGPGTTSGSDTPPPLGTEEPPSGGSSRGSLRHRGASTEPPSPERQWEEEKEDGEEEEKEEGEEEEEEEPQAGPSPGQPDGAEMERLLQQTQDSLMQAIPSLEVPAQGETPAQAQPDEVEAPLPAASAPELPPKPLADKPVAAAGSAERAQRPAIEKPHRPSVDRARAGSAEKASKSPPPPPPRRFFPSGSGLTTGRSGEVIYASHNRKDSTSAQEGEGEEVEEESTRPKALKVPPEIKPKPQSPPPTGATAPPLTPRAAASAAPSLADGDEEDEGDKIMAELQTPGHQGEATNQTKDGKDSTPQGSRVIYYVTGQISNEHPAADTAEQKEGRERTLPQTKVAHANAFDLSQKPKLLTSAEFPTVSHKAAGQCPSAQPSTQHTDRSGPWPVCPETERSPNPEPVLSQAAQKRNAAPAKHSAVTQKPVNGVPGGQATTAPNGENLVNEEVVMRSNRGRLRYAEESGLSPDLPDEEGPPPPSTDSIAFMITQTKVQALSTGEYKDLVNNTNGGDMQTVKVGMDQTVCAPEDCGFDRKPVIIIFDEPMEIRQAYKRLSTIFEGEEELDRMLSEDRIDEESEEEEEEERQQEELERRARKEIKAREVTVATGIGLARTDKAELKPKRPAAAIEVSKPLSPTEPLSPEAVDGSIPELSLNDPKQDAKKKFKFKFPKKQLAAIGQALRTGTKTGKKTLQVVVYEDEEELDGTTKELKVAKRFEIHGKSKANQTSSSAPVTPSKAKVAPQTQRRTEEIRKNTFKTLDSLEETIKELESTISDMGPKSQTPPQEPSSPRGGTKVKRSVSDCSQTEGSPSKRTPPHESSKAQKGSSLRKKAKPHLLPRPSATSASGPSPSSGSSSSSSSSSSASSKQNSGGSSSTSRPTLPSPKTRQQPGASAEKAGKSQKLQDTQRQFRQANGSSVKTDGDSKHAFLALPASKIPAFCPSSGKGSLSSPNSNMSKPTNPSSASSSSSSSALSSTPISPSKSSIPCLSLGRHIRTSAHALPRPVPSNDSLQLHGGKGQTLSLLQQQQQQQTQNGRPHTSPSHHPVSIPTTSSSGLNYSSSSSSSYSYSSSSSVSPTSTSSSSSPSSPSLLSPTAVAQGGRGGRAAHLHGIGSVRPQGGSSAPPAITPTSSSRDMA encoded by the exons AGGTTGGCAACATCAGCAACCAGAGGCTGTCCGCCACAGAGAATGAGGCCCTCAGCCAGCACCACAGCAGCAGCGCAGACGACAGTGACCACTCAGACCCCTGGTCCCCACGCACCCTGCCCAGACGCTACACAGTAGGGGGGCCTCGCAGCGCCGGGGACGCACAGACCATGCAGCCGCACCACATGGACCGCAAGCGAGAGGCCTTCCTGGAGCACCTGAAGCAGAAGTACCCCCACCACGCCTCCACTATCATGGGCCACCAGGAGAGAATCAGGGACCAG ATCAGACTCCCTAAGCACAGCGCAAGCCCCCAGCCCGGCCTAGGGGCCCCGGGGGAGCCGTTGTCTGTGGCCTCGCTGGAGTCTCTGGAGGCCATGTCTGAAGGAGGAGATCCACCCAGTGCCTTCACCCGAGGCACCCGCTCCAGGGCCAGCCTGCCTGTGGTGCGCTCTGCCAACCAGACCAAGGACAGGTCACTGG GTGTTCTGTACCTGCAGTATGGCGAGGACACCAAGCAGATCCGGATGCCAAACGAGATCACCGGGGCGGACACCATCCGGGCCCTGTTTGTCAGTGCCTTCCCCCAGCTGCTCACCATGAAGATGCTGGAGTCCCCCAGCATGGCTGTCTACATCAAGGACGACATGAGGAACATCTACTATGAGCTTACTGACGTCAG GAACATCACACCTCACTCATGTCTGAAGGTTTACCACAAAGACCCCGCCCAGGCCTTCAGCCACAACTCCAAGCCCAACAATGGGGATGTGAGG GTCCACCGGGAGAAGATGTACGTCAGCAGAGATGGCCAGCACAGCCTGCGGCAGGCCCCCTCGAGCCCCATCAGCAGCCTCCACGCCCTGCAGGGCTCCATGTCGCCCCCTACTGCCCGCTCCATGCCCTCCTCGCCCTCCCGCATCCCGTTTGGGCCGCGTCCCTCCCTGCCCCTGGCCGGCAGCGCCACGCTGCCCCGCGAGCGCCTGGCCAGTGCGCCTCAGCCCACCAGCCGCTCGGTCACGCCCTGCCCCAGCGCCATCCTGGAGCGCCGCGACGTCAAGCCCGACGAGGACCTGGGCAGCGGGAGCAAGAGCATGGCCCTGTACGAGCCGTACGGCCACCCCGAGGGCCGGCTGAGCGTGTCTTCGTCGCAGGGCCCCGGGGACGCGGTGGACGGAGCCCTCCAGCAGCAGCCGCCGCCACAGCAGCACTCGCTCTACCGGCAGAAGTCGCGCAAGTACGCCGAGAACCCCATGGCAAGTCTCGGGGGCAAAGCACAGCCGCCATCCCCGCACCGGGTCAACGAGGTCAGGATGATCGACATGCCCCCGCAGGGCGTACCGGTGGAGAGGGGCTCATCCATGCGCCGGTCCTTCCGGAAGGACAGCAACGGCACCATGGAGGTGGTGGCCAGCGTGCATGGCAGCATGGTCTCCCCCGTGTTTGTGGACCTGCCACCGGGACATGGCACCAGGCCGTTTCAGACCGGCGTACCCCCCGGCACCCACCACACCAG TGAGCGGATGAAGGCCATGGAGCAGCAGATAGCCAGTCTGACAGGGCTTGTCCAACATGCACTTTTAAAGGGGCCAAATGCTAGTGCCACCAAAGACACTACCGG aGAGAAACCTGTGAGAACAGCATCTCCTGCTAACAGTGTTAACAGTGGAG GAGTGTCACCTGTTCCCGTGCCCAAGAATCGCACTGCCCAGTCCGACTCCATGGCTGTGGTCCTTCACTCGTCAGCCAAAGACACAGAGATGCAATCCATGCTGAGCACCTTCAGGAGGAACGTGTCTGACCTCCGCCTGCAGCTCCACCAGCTCAAGCAGATGCAG CTCCAGAACCAAGACTCGATGAAGGTGATGCTTCGGCGGGCCGAGCAGGAGATCACTGGCCGGTTCACGGACATGCTGCGGCACCTGGAGGATCCGGTGCAGAAACAGCGGTCCCAGGTGGACCAGGAGCGGCACACATACCTGGCCATGGAGGAGAAGGTGCTCATCCAGCTGGG GGAGCTGGAGAAGTATGTGGAGAGGCTGAAGAAAGACTCCGCCTCTAGGATGACCCAACGGCCAATCACGCTGAAGGATGTGGAGGAGGGAGCGGTCAACTTGAGGAAAGTGGGGGAGGCCTTGGCTGGACTCAAAG GCGAGTTCCCGGGGCTGCAGACCAAGATGCGCTCCGTGCtgcgggtggaggtggaggccgTGCGCTTCCTCAAAGAGGAGCCGCACAAGATGGACAGCATGCTGAAGAGAGTCAAGGCCCTGACGGAGACCCTCAGCTGCCTCAGGAG ATGTGCCACTGAGGGAGTCCTGCCCTCTCCAGAGCCCACCAGAGCCGTGACGGCCGAGGCGTCTCCAGTGGCGGCCGACGGCTCCGACTCCTCGGGCTCCTCGCGGAGCTCCCCGACTCTGGGGCCGCGGTCGCCGGCCGGCACCGCCATCCGCTCGGAGCTCACGCCCTCTTCGCCGGTGGTGGTGCACCGCGTGCGCAGTGCGCCCGTCTCCGCGCCCGTCTGCCAGCACTCGGCCAGCCTCGGCCACGGCCACCACGCCAGCCCACCACTCACCccgacgcacgcacgcgactCTCCCACCGTGGCCAAGGTGAGCCCTCGCAGCCGTGAGAGCAGCCCCGCGCTGCAGAAGAGGACCACACTGCCCAGGGCTGGCCACGCGGAGAACGCCCCGGGCCCCGGCACCACCAGTGGCTCGGACACACCGCCCCCCCTCGGCACCGAAGAGCCCCCAagtggcggcagcagcaggggcAGCCTGAGACACAGAGGCGCCAGCACTGAG CCACCATCCCCAGAGAGGcagtgggaggaggagaaggaagatggagaggaggaggagaaggaagagggagaggaggaggaggaggaagagccgCAGGCTGGACCCAGTCCAGGGCAGCCTGATGGGGCAGAGATGGAGAGGCTCCTCCAGCAGACCCAGGACAGCCTGATGCAGGCCATCCCCAGCCTAGAGGTGCCTGCCCAGGGGGAGACGCCAGCGCAGGCCCAGCCAGATGAGGTGGAGGCCCCCTTACCCGCAGCCTCTGCTCCTG AGCTGCCACCAAAACCCTTAGCTGACAAACCAGTGGCAGCGGCCGGCTCGGCGGAGCGAGCACAGAGGCCAGCCATTGAGAAGCCTCACAGGCCCAGCGTGGACCGAGCGAGGGCCGGCTCAGCAGAGAAGGCCAGCAagtctcctccccctcccccaccccgcCGTTTCTTCCCCAGTGGATCAGGCCTGACCACCGGGAGGTCAGGAGAGGTCATCTACGCCTCGCACAACAGGAAGGACTCGACCTCCGCTCAG gagggtgagggagaggaggtggaggaggagtccACCCGGCCCAAAGCGCTCAAGGTGCCCCCAGAGATCAAGCCCAAACCCCAGAGCCCCCCGCCCACTGGGGCCACCGCCCCCCCGCTCACTCCTCGGGCAGCCGCCAGTGCCGCTCCCTCTTTGGCCGATGGTGacgaggaggatgagggagatAAGATCATGGCCGAGCTGCAG ACCCCGGGTCACCAGGGTGAAGCGACAAACCAAACTAAGGATGGAAAGGATTCCACTCCACAAGGTTCCAGG GTGATATATTACGTCACTGGACAGATTTCCAATGAGCATCCTGCAGCAGACACAGCAGAACAAAAGGAGGGCAGGGAGCGAACCCTTCCCCAAACCAAGGTGGCACATGCGAATGCTTTTGACCTTTCCCAGAAGCCAAAGTTATTAACATCAGCTGAATTCCCCACAGTTTCCCATAAAGCAGCAGGCCAATGCCCAAGCGCGCAGCcatccacacagcacacagacaggtCTGGGCCGTGGCCAGTCTgtcctgagacagagagaagcccTAACCCAGAACCTGTGCTCTCACAGGCTGCCCAAAAGAGGAACGCTGCGCCTGCCAAACACAGTGCTGTTACTCAGAAGCCAGTGAATGGAGTTCCGGGTGGGCAGGCCACCACGGCACCAAACGGGGAGAATCTGGTCAATGAGGAGGTGGTGATGAGGTCTAATAGGGGCCGCTTGAGGTACGCGGAGGAGTCCGGATTGAGCCCAGACCTCCCAGACGAGGAGGGCCCCCCTCCCCCGTCCACCGACAGCATTGCCTTCATGATCACCCAGACAAAAGTGCAGGCACTGTCCACTGGGGAATACAAAGATCTAGTGAACAACACCAATGGTGGCGACATGCAGACGGTCAAAGTAGGTATGGACCAGACGGTGTGCGCACCCGAGGACTGCGGCTTTGACCGCAAGCCCGTCATCATCATCTTCGATGAGCCCATGGAGATCCGGCAGGCCTACAAGCGGCTGTCGACCATCTTCGAGGGTGAGGAGGAGCTGGACCGGATGCTGTCGGAGGACAGGATCGATGAGgagagcgaggaggaggaggaggaggagcggcaGCAGGAGGAGTTGGAGAGGAGAGCCAGGAAAGAGATCAAGGCAAGAGAGGTAACTGTTGCAACTGGTATAGGTTTGGCCAGAACAGACAAGGCTGAACTGAAGCCAAAGAGGCCTGCTGCTGCTATTGAGGTCAGTAAGCCCCTGAGTCCGACGGAGCCTTTGTCCCCCGAGGCCGTCGACGGCTCTATACCCGAGCTCTCTCTGAACGACCCAAAGCAAGACGCCAAGAAGAAGTTCAAATTCAAGTTCCCCAAGAAGCAACTGGCCGCCATAGGGCAGGCGCTTCGCACGGGGACCAAAACGGGCAAGAAGACCCTGCAGGTGGTGGTCTACGAGGACGAGGAAGAGTTGGACGGCACCACCAAGGAGCTGAAGGTGGCCAAACGGTTTGAGATCCACGGTAAATCCAAGGCCAACCAGACCTCCTCTTCAGCACCGGTTACTCCATCAAAAGCCAAAGTGGCACCTCAGACCCAAAGACGGACAGAGGAGATCCGTAAGAACACCTTCAAGACCCTTGACAGCCTGGAGGAGACCATCAAGGAACTAGAGAGCACCATCAGTGACATGGGGCCCAAGTCCCAAACCCCACCCCAGGAGCCCTCTTCCCCACGGGGAGGCACCAAGGTGAAGCGGTCAGTCTCCGACTGCTCTCAGACGGAGGGAAGTCCCTCCAAGCGCACCCCCCCTCATGAGTCATCCAAGGCCCAGAAGGGGTCCTCTCTGCGGAAGAAGGCCAAGCCTCACCTCCTGCCCCGGCCGTCGGCCACCTCCGCCTCTGGCCCTTCCCCCTCATCTGGgtcctcgtcttcctcctcctccagcagcagcGCCAGCAGTAAACAG AACAGCGGCGGTTCGTCCTCCACGTCTAGACCCACACTGCCTTCACCCAAGACCCGACAGCAGCCCGGCGCGAGCGCGGAGAAAGCCGGGAAATCGCAAAAGCTCCAAGATACCCAGAGGCAGTTCAGACAG GCTAACGGGAGTTCTGTGAAAACTGATGGGGATAGTAAACATGCTTTCCTTGCTTTACCTGCTTCTAAGATCCCAGCCTTTTGTCCTAGCTCTGGAAAAGGTAGCTTGTCTTCTCCTAACTCAAACATGTCTAAGCCTACTAATCCATCAtctgcctcttcctcctcctcctcctctgccctctcctccacccccattTCCCCCTCCAAGTCCTCCATTCCGTGTCTAAGTCTTGGCCGGCACATTCGCACCTCAGCCCACGCCCTCCCCCGCCCCGTCCCCTCCAACGACTCCCTCCAGCTCCACGGGGGCAAAGGCCAGACCCTTTCtctcctgcagcagcagcagcagcagcagactcaAAATGGCCGCCCCCACACCTCCCCATCCCATCACCCCGTCAGCATCCCCACCACCTCGTCCTCTGGCCTCAActactcctcctcttcctcctcctcttactcttactcctcctcttcctccgtgtcccccacctccacctcctcctcctcctcgccctcttccccctccctaCTCTCCCCCACGGCCGTGGCTCAGGGCGGCAGGGGAGGCCGGGCAGCCCACCTCCACGGCATCGGCAGCGTTCGGCCACAGGGGGGCAGCAGTGCTCCGCCTGCCATCACACCAACATCATCCTCCAGGGACATGGCATGA